The sequence CGTGGGACTGGGAGCGCTCGATCAACCTGGTTCAACGACCTCTGCGCGACCGGATCGGAGACGAGGTGGCTGATCTGTTCCAGCCCACCTTCTCCACCACCACCCCCACCGATGCCACGACCACGCTGGTGGCGCTGATGGACGTGGTCAGCCCGTACTACCGCTTTCGGTGGGAAACGCTCTGCGGCATTCCCCGGATCCGGCTGGAGGGCACAGACCGGGACTGGCGTCTGCTTGCGGCACGGGTGCGGGAGCTCGAGGAGTGGTTCGAGGGCCTGCGACCGTGGTTCACCGCCCTGCACCCGGTGCTGGACTCGATCTGGGCGGCAGCCTCGGGGTGGGGTGTCGACCACCCATTCTGGCGCTCGCTCTACAAGTGGGAGTCGGACTCCGGCGGCGACCGGGTCACGGGATGGATCACCGCTTTCTTCGCCCACCATTACTCCGACGACGGTCCGATCCCGAATCAGTCGTTCGGTGTCGGCACCATCGCCGACGAGGAGTTTCCCTCCCACATCTCCCGTGTCCCCTTTCGCTGGAAGACTCCTGCCGGGACCCTTGAGATGGCTTTCCTCGGAGGCGTACTCGGCATCGAACGCGACGGCGAGTGGATCCGGCCCCAACTCGGCCATGCCGTGGTCGAATTCCTTCCGACAGCCGAGCGCCGCGCTGAGCACGGCGATGAACAGGGCGATGAGCAGGGCGATGAGCAGGGCGATGAGCACCTGCCCGGACAGCACACCTAGATGTATGGACGGCCTGATCGGCGAC is a genomic window of Streptomyces sp. Edi2 containing:
- a CDS encoding DUF4419 domain-containing protein, translated to MPFEIDLPLDEDSEATRLAADLTELGNERFLQAVLRDSARFHHRSTSRLLGWSADAPESTEPASSLLLRAVHLCFTAHLPLSLSPDLLWYAVVHEVAVHVRLNSRTYEGLFTDTPGQQQTITVRDDLAPWDWERSINLVQRPLRDRIGDEVADLFQPTFSTTTPTDATTTLVALMDVVSPYYRFRWETLCGIPRIRLEGTDRDWRLLAARVRELEEWFEGLRPWFTALHPVLDSIWAAASGWGVDHPFWRSLYKWESDSGGDRVTGWITAFFAHHYSDDGPIPNQSFGVGTIADEEFPSHISRVPFRWKTPAGTLEMAFLGGVLGIERDGEWIRPQLGHAVVEFLPTAERRAEHGDEQGDEQGDEQGDEHLPGQHT